The Miscanthus floridulus cultivar M001 chromosome 7, ASM1932011v1, whole genome shotgun sequence genome includes a region encoding these proteins:
- the LOC136466808 gene encoding ABC transporter A family member 10-like isoform X1 → MGASHLEQTNALFRKNLVIQRRACKTNCCLISFPLLLCSVIGGLQIAINHASSSQGEGGAIPATHLDCSCSNVSVDENAMGGIECPYQYEYECPLPRAPKQPPFLKIPNPKYSAVQDGLFPYTDLPDASCRVNGSCAATFLVTGDNHSFVESVIDNIFTAHSSSVNLSADVSALSDFVLADYGESFLQNKCFPNLTLSYPVQHGNRTVSQDVQCTEGLVLWRDSSRLINDELYRGYYQGNNNHKTDAIAAAYDFLSSDQGEFNLIISYNSTNYGFYDESEQSVPVLNNQERPVQKANSDQVPRLANMASNAYLHLKGNGLKVSFQFVKDMPRAAIPAVHNDRFDLAPYIGQLPFVWTMELLFPVILTNLVYERQNRLKIMMKMHGLGDLPYWTISYCYFLLLSLLYVLSFMLFGSALGLTFFRQNNYGVQFVFFFAYMNLQISFAFLMTTYFSSVRTATVTGYLYIFVSGLLSQFIFRSYVEDANISRSWITLMELLPAFSLYRIVYEFSRFELLGNYMAFSGIQWTDMTNPENGLAGVLTIMVLEWFVFLLLTFYLDRFHSFKDGMKKAAVFVRSRINGNHVETAQQQNIQLQEFRASVELERTDVIKEREIVEQISEESRRSYSVICDNLEKVYRGKDGNADKIAVRGISISMSRGQCFGVLGPNGAGKTTLINMLTGFCKPTSGTAYIEGMDIRFDMDRIYTGIGVCPQDDLLWENLTGREHLLFYGRLKKLKGAALAEAIEQSLRSMHLLAGGVPDKLVGKYSGGMKRRLSVAISLIGDPKVVYMDEPSSGLDPASRKNLWKAVKSAKQDRTIILTTHSMEEADVLCDRIGIIANGSLQCIGSSKELKDRYGGSCVLTVTTPVGEEEEIERLVQSISPAANRVYRVSGTQKFEMPKQGMKISVVFGAMEQAKSSLHILAWGLADTTLEDVFVRVAKQSDMSTVT, encoded by the exons ATGGGCGCGAGCCATCTTGAGCAAACCAATGCTCTCTTCAGGAAAAATCTTGTAATCCAG AGGCGCGCCTGCAAGACGAACTGCTGTCTGATCTCGTTCCCGCTGCTCCTCTGCTCCGTCATCGGCGGCCTACAGATCGCCATCAACCACGCATCGTCGTCGCAGGGAGAGGGAGGTGCTATTCCTGCTACCCATCTCGACTGCAGCTGCAGCAACGTCAGCGTAGACGAGAACGCGATGGGAGGCATAGAATGCCCTTACCAGTACGAGTACGAGTGCCCGTTGCCTCGCGCGCCCAAACAGCCCCCTTTCCTCAAGATCCCAAATCCCAAGTACAGCGCGGTTCAAGATGGCCTCTTCCCGTACACTGATCTCCCAGATGCGTCGTGCAGAGTCAATGGGTCTTGCGCGGCAACATTCCTTGTCACTGGCGACAACCACTCTTTTGTAGAAA GTGTGATAGATAACATTTTCACTGCTCATAGTTCTTCAGTGAACTTGTCGGCAGATGTTTCTGCGTTGTCTGATTTTGTTCTG GCAGATTATGGAGAATCTTTTCTTCAGAACAAGTGCTTCCCTAACTTGACACTTTCTTATCCAGTTCAACATGGCAATCGTACCGTGAGTCAAG ATGTACAATGCACAGAAGGATTAGTGCTCTGGCGTGACAGTTCAAGGCTAATTAATGATGAATTATATAGAGGTTATTACCAAGGGAATAATAACCATAAGACCGACGCAATTGCTGCAG CATATGATTTCTTAAGTTCTGATCAGGGCGAATTCAACCTGATCATCTCATACAACTCCACAAACTATGGTTTTTATGATGAATCAGAACAATCTGTCCCTGTGCTTAATAATCAAGAACGTCCAGTGCAAAAAGCTAATTCGGATCAAGTCCCACGATTAGCTAATATG GCCTCAAATGCATACCTTCATTTAAAGGGTAATGGTCTCAAGGTGTCATTTCAATTTGTTAAAGACATGCCTAGAGCAGCTATACCAGCTGTACACAATGACCGGTTTGATCTGGCTCCATATATAGGGCAGCTACCTTTTGTATGGACTATGGAGCTTCTTTTTCCG GTAATTTTGACAAACCTTGTATATGAGAGACAAAATAGGCTaaagataatgatgaagatgcatGGTCTTGGAGATTTACCGTATTGGACTATATCCTATTGCTATTTTCTACTATTGTCGCTGCTTTATGTGCTGTCCTTCATGCTATTTGGTTCTGCCCTTG GATTAACATTCTTCCGCCAGAACAACTATGGCGTGCAGTTTGTATTCTTTTTTGCTTACATGAACTTGCAAATTTCATTTGCATTTCTTATGACAACATACTTCTCTAGTGTGAGGACAGCTACTG TGACAGGATATTTGTACATATTTGTGTCTGGCCTTTTGTCACAATTTATATTCAGATCCTATGTTGAAGATGCTAACATCTCAA GAAGCTGGATCACACTTATGGAACTTTTACCTGCATTTTCCTTATACCGCATTGTCTATGAATTCTCACGATTTGAACTGCTTGGAAATTATATGGCCTTCTCGGGGATTCAGTGGACTGATATGACTAATCCAGAAAATGGATTGGCAGGTGTGCTTACCATTATGGTACTAGAATGGTTCGTATTCCTTTTACTTACATTCTATTTGGACCGTTTTCATTCCTTCAAAGACGGAATGAAAAAAGCAGCAGTATTTGTTCGCTCCCGCATAAATGGGAACCATGTTGAAACTGCTCAGCAGCAGAACATACAACTTCAGGAATTCAGAGCTTCCGTTGAATTGGAGAGAACAGATGTCATCAAAGAG AGAGAGATAGTTGAACAGATATCAGAAGAATCTCGCAGAAGCTATTCAGTCATATGCGACAATCTTGAGAAAGTGTACCGTGGAAAAGATGGAAATGCAGATAAAATTGCAGTTAGAGGGATATCCATTTCTATGTCACGTGGACAGTGTTTTGGTGTTCTTGGTCCAAATGGTGCGGGAAAGACCACTCTTATTAACATG CTGACTGGATTTTGTAAACCTACCTCTGGCACTGCATACATTGAAGGGATGGACATACGCTTCGACATGGACAGAATATATACAGGAATTGGTGTTTGTCCACAGGATGA CCTGCTATGGGAGAACCTGACTGGTCGCGAGCATTTGTTGTTCTATGGCAGGCTTAAGAAATTAAAGGGTGCAGCATTAGCTGAG GCTATTGAACAATCTTTGAGAAGTATGCACTTGCTTGCCGGTGGTGTTCCTGATAAACTCGTGGGGAAATACAGTGGTGGTATGAAACGTCGTCTCAGTGTTGCTATCTCTCTAATTGGTGATCCTAAG GTTGTTTATATGGATGAACCAAGCTCTGGCTTGGATCCAGCATCAAGGAAAAACTTGTGGAAGGCTGTCAAGTCTGCGAAACAGGATAGGACAATAATTCTCACAA CACACTCGATGGAAGAGGCTGATGTTTTGTGCGACCGGATCGGAATCATCGCAAATGGTAGCCTGCAGTGCATTGGGAGCTCCAAAGAG CTGAAAGACAGGTACGGAGGCTCATGCGTGCTGACAGTAACAACTCCGGTCGGCGAAGAGGAAGAGATCGAGAGGCTGGTCCAGTCCATCTCGCCCGCGGCCAACAGGGTGTACCGCGTCTCGGGAACGCAGAAGTTCGAGATGCCGAAGCAGGGGATGAAGATCTCCGTGGTTTTCGGGGCCATGGAGCAGGCGAAGAGCAGCCTGCACATCCTTGCCTGGGGCCTGGCTGATACGACGCTGGAAGACGTCTTCGTCAGAGTGGCCAAGCAGAGTGACATGTCCACTGTGACCTGA
- the LOC136466808 gene encoding ABC transporter A family member 10-like isoform X3: MGASHLEQTNALFRKNLVIQRRACKTNCCLISFPLLLCSVIGGLQIAINHASSSQGEGGAIPATHLDCSCSNVSVDENAMGGIECPYQYEYECPLPRAPKQPPFLKIPNPKYSAVQDGLFPYTDLPDASCRVNGSCAATFLVTGDNHSFVESVIDNIFTAHSSSVNLSADVSALSDFVLADYGESFLQNKCFPNLTLSYPVQHGNRTVSQDVQCTEGLVLWRDSSRLINDELYRGYYQGNNNHKTDAIAAAYDFLSSDQGEFNLIISYNSTNYGFYDESEQSVPVLNNQERPVQKANSDQVPRLANMASNAYLHLKGNGLKVSFQFVKDMPRAAIPAVHNDRFDLAPYIGQLPFVWTMELLFPVILTNLVYERQNRLKIMMKMHGLGDLPYWTISYCYFLLLSLLYVLSFMLFGSALVTGYLYIFVSGLLSQFIFRSYVEDANISRSWITLMELLPAFSLYRIVYEFSRFELLGNYMAFSGIQWTDMTNPENGLAGVLTIMVLEWFVFLLLTFYLDRFHSFKDGMKKAAVFVRSRINGNHVETAQQQNIQLQEFRASVELERTDVIKEREIVEQISEESRRSYSVICDNLEKVYRGKDGNADKIAVRGISISMSRGQCFGVLGPNGAGKTTLINMLTGFCKPTSGTAYIEGMDIRFDMDRIYTGIGVCPQDDLLWENLTGREHLLFYGRLKKLKGAALAEAIEQSLRSMHLLAGGVPDKLVGKYSGGMKRRLSVAISLIGDPKVVYMDEPSSGLDPASRKNLWKAVKSAKQDRTIILTTHSMEEADVLCDRIGIIANGSLQCIGSSKELKDRYGGSCVLTVTTPVGEEEEIERLVQSISPAANRVYRVSGTQKFEMPKQGMKISVVFGAMEQAKSSLHILAWGLADTTLEDVFVRVAKQSDMSTVT, translated from the exons ATGGGCGCGAGCCATCTTGAGCAAACCAATGCTCTCTTCAGGAAAAATCTTGTAATCCAG AGGCGCGCCTGCAAGACGAACTGCTGTCTGATCTCGTTCCCGCTGCTCCTCTGCTCCGTCATCGGCGGCCTACAGATCGCCATCAACCACGCATCGTCGTCGCAGGGAGAGGGAGGTGCTATTCCTGCTACCCATCTCGACTGCAGCTGCAGCAACGTCAGCGTAGACGAGAACGCGATGGGAGGCATAGAATGCCCTTACCAGTACGAGTACGAGTGCCCGTTGCCTCGCGCGCCCAAACAGCCCCCTTTCCTCAAGATCCCAAATCCCAAGTACAGCGCGGTTCAAGATGGCCTCTTCCCGTACACTGATCTCCCAGATGCGTCGTGCAGAGTCAATGGGTCTTGCGCGGCAACATTCCTTGTCACTGGCGACAACCACTCTTTTGTAGAAA GTGTGATAGATAACATTTTCACTGCTCATAGTTCTTCAGTGAACTTGTCGGCAGATGTTTCTGCGTTGTCTGATTTTGTTCTG GCAGATTATGGAGAATCTTTTCTTCAGAACAAGTGCTTCCCTAACTTGACACTTTCTTATCCAGTTCAACATGGCAATCGTACCGTGAGTCAAG ATGTACAATGCACAGAAGGATTAGTGCTCTGGCGTGACAGTTCAAGGCTAATTAATGATGAATTATATAGAGGTTATTACCAAGGGAATAATAACCATAAGACCGACGCAATTGCTGCAG CATATGATTTCTTAAGTTCTGATCAGGGCGAATTCAACCTGATCATCTCATACAACTCCACAAACTATGGTTTTTATGATGAATCAGAACAATCTGTCCCTGTGCTTAATAATCAAGAACGTCCAGTGCAAAAAGCTAATTCGGATCAAGTCCCACGATTAGCTAATATG GCCTCAAATGCATACCTTCATTTAAAGGGTAATGGTCTCAAGGTGTCATTTCAATTTGTTAAAGACATGCCTAGAGCAGCTATACCAGCTGTACACAATGACCGGTTTGATCTGGCTCCATATATAGGGCAGCTACCTTTTGTATGGACTATGGAGCTTCTTTTTCCG GTAATTTTGACAAACCTTGTATATGAGAGACAAAATAGGCTaaagataatgatgaagatgcatGGTCTTGGAGATTTACCGTATTGGACTATATCCTATTGCTATTTTCTACTATTGTCGCTGCTTTATGTGCTGTCCTTCATGCTATTTGGTTCTGCCCTTG TGACAGGATATTTGTACATATTTGTGTCTGGCCTTTTGTCACAATTTATATTCAGATCCTATGTTGAAGATGCTAACATCTCAA GAAGCTGGATCACACTTATGGAACTTTTACCTGCATTTTCCTTATACCGCATTGTCTATGAATTCTCACGATTTGAACTGCTTGGAAATTATATGGCCTTCTCGGGGATTCAGTGGACTGATATGACTAATCCAGAAAATGGATTGGCAGGTGTGCTTACCATTATGGTACTAGAATGGTTCGTATTCCTTTTACTTACATTCTATTTGGACCGTTTTCATTCCTTCAAAGACGGAATGAAAAAAGCAGCAGTATTTGTTCGCTCCCGCATAAATGGGAACCATGTTGAAACTGCTCAGCAGCAGAACATACAACTTCAGGAATTCAGAGCTTCCGTTGAATTGGAGAGAACAGATGTCATCAAAGAG AGAGAGATAGTTGAACAGATATCAGAAGAATCTCGCAGAAGCTATTCAGTCATATGCGACAATCTTGAGAAAGTGTACCGTGGAAAAGATGGAAATGCAGATAAAATTGCAGTTAGAGGGATATCCATTTCTATGTCACGTGGACAGTGTTTTGGTGTTCTTGGTCCAAATGGTGCGGGAAAGACCACTCTTATTAACATG CTGACTGGATTTTGTAAACCTACCTCTGGCACTGCATACATTGAAGGGATGGACATACGCTTCGACATGGACAGAATATATACAGGAATTGGTGTTTGTCCACAGGATGA CCTGCTATGGGAGAACCTGACTGGTCGCGAGCATTTGTTGTTCTATGGCAGGCTTAAGAAATTAAAGGGTGCAGCATTAGCTGAG GCTATTGAACAATCTTTGAGAAGTATGCACTTGCTTGCCGGTGGTGTTCCTGATAAACTCGTGGGGAAATACAGTGGTGGTATGAAACGTCGTCTCAGTGTTGCTATCTCTCTAATTGGTGATCCTAAG GTTGTTTATATGGATGAACCAAGCTCTGGCTTGGATCCAGCATCAAGGAAAAACTTGTGGAAGGCTGTCAAGTCTGCGAAACAGGATAGGACAATAATTCTCACAA CACACTCGATGGAAGAGGCTGATGTTTTGTGCGACCGGATCGGAATCATCGCAAATGGTAGCCTGCAGTGCATTGGGAGCTCCAAAGAG CTGAAAGACAGGTACGGAGGCTCATGCGTGCTGACAGTAACAACTCCGGTCGGCGAAGAGGAAGAGATCGAGAGGCTGGTCCAGTCCATCTCGCCCGCGGCCAACAGGGTGTACCGCGTCTCGGGAACGCAGAAGTTCGAGATGCCGAAGCAGGGGATGAAGATCTCCGTGGTTTTCGGGGCCATGGAGCAGGCGAAGAGCAGCCTGCACATCCTTGCCTGGGGCCTGGCTGATACGACGCTGGAAGACGTCTTCGTCAGAGTGGCCAAGCAGAGTGACATGTCCACTGTGACCTGA
- the LOC136466808 gene encoding ABC transporter A family member 10-like isoform X2, translated as MGASHLEQTNALFRKNLVIQRRACKTNCCLISFPLLLCSVIGGLQIAINHASSSQGEGGAIPATHLDCSCSNVSVDENAMGGIECPYQYEYECPLPRAPKQPPFLKIPNPKYSAVQDGLFPYTDLPDASCRVNGSCAATFLVTGDNHSFVESVIDNIFTAHSSSVNLSADVSALSDFVLADYGESFLQNKCFPNLTLSYPVQHGNRTVSQDVQCTEGLVLWRDSSRLINDELYRGYYQGNNNHKTDAIAAAYDFLSSDQGEFNLIISYNSTNYGFYDESEQSVPVLNNQERPVQKANSDQVPRLANMASNAYLHLKGQLPFVWTMELLFPVILTNLVYERQNRLKIMMKMHGLGDLPYWTISYCYFLLLSLLYVLSFMLFGSALGLTFFRQNNYGVQFVFFFAYMNLQISFAFLMTTYFSSVRTATVTGYLYIFVSGLLSQFIFRSYVEDANISRSWITLMELLPAFSLYRIVYEFSRFELLGNYMAFSGIQWTDMTNPENGLAGVLTIMVLEWFVFLLLTFYLDRFHSFKDGMKKAAVFVRSRINGNHVETAQQQNIQLQEFRASVELERTDVIKEREIVEQISEESRRSYSVICDNLEKVYRGKDGNADKIAVRGISISMSRGQCFGVLGPNGAGKTTLINMLTGFCKPTSGTAYIEGMDIRFDMDRIYTGIGVCPQDDLLWENLTGREHLLFYGRLKKLKGAALAEAIEQSLRSMHLLAGGVPDKLVGKYSGGMKRRLSVAISLIGDPKVVYMDEPSSGLDPASRKNLWKAVKSAKQDRTIILTTHSMEEADVLCDRIGIIANGSLQCIGSSKELKDRYGGSCVLTVTTPVGEEEEIERLVQSISPAANRVYRVSGTQKFEMPKQGMKISVVFGAMEQAKSSLHILAWGLADTTLEDVFVRVAKQSDMSTVT; from the exons ATGGGCGCGAGCCATCTTGAGCAAACCAATGCTCTCTTCAGGAAAAATCTTGTAATCCAG AGGCGCGCCTGCAAGACGAACTGCTGTCTGATCTCGTTCCCGCTGCTCCTCTGCTCCGTCATCGGCGGCCTACAGATCGCCATCAACCACGCATCGTCGTCGCAGGGAGAGGGAGGTGCTATTCCTGCTACCCATCTCGACTGCAGCTGCAGCAACGTCAGCGTAGACGAGAACGCGATGGGAGGCATAGAATGCCCTTACCAGTACGAGTACGAGTGCCCGTTGCCTCGCGCGCCCAAACAGCCCCCTTTCCTCAAGATCCCAAATCCCAAGTACAGCGCGGTTCAAGATGGCCTCTTCCCGTACACTGATCTCCCAGATGCGTCGTGCAGAGTCAATGGGTCTTGCGCGGCAACATTCCTTGTCACTGGCGACAACCACTCTTTTGTAGAAA GTGTGATAGATAACATTTTCACTGCTCATAGTTCTTCAGTGAACTTGTCGGCAGATGTTTCTGCGTTGTCTGATTTTGTTCTG GCAGATTATGGAGAATCTTTTCTTCAGAACAAGTGCTTCCCTAACTTGACACTTTCTTATCCAGTTCAACATGGCAATCGTACCGTGAGTCAAG ATGTACAATGCACAGAAGGATTAGTGCTCTGGCGTGACAGTTCAAGGCTAATTAATGATGAATTATATAGAGGTTATTACCAAGGGAATAATAACCATAAGACCGACGCAATTGCTGCAG CATATGATTTCTTAAGTTCTGATCAGGGCGAATTCAACCTGATCATCTCATACAACTCCACAAACTATGGTTTTTATGATGAATCAGAACAATCTGTCCCTGTGCTTAATAATCAAGAACGTCCAGTGCAAAAAGCTAATTCGGATCAAGTCCCACGATTAGCTAATATG GCCTCAAATGCATACCTTCATTTAAAGG GGCAGCTACCTTTTGTATGGACTATGGAGCTTCTTTTTCCG GTAATTTTGACAAACCTTGTATATGAGAGACAAAATAGGCTaaagataatgatgaagatgcatGGTCTTGGAGATTTACCGTATTGGACTATATCCTATTGCTATTTTCTACTATTGTCGCTGCTTTATGTGCTGTCCTTCATGCTATTTGGTTCTGCCCTTG GATTAACATTCTTCCGCCAGAACAACTATGGCGTGCAGTTTGTATTCTTTTTTGCTTACATGAACTTGCAAATTTCATTTGCATTTCTTATGACAACATACTTCTCTAGTGTGAGGACAGCTACTG TGACAGGATATTTGTACATATTTGTGTCTGGCCTTTTGTCACAATTTATATTCAGATCCTATGTTGAAGATGCTAACATCTCAA GAAGCTGGATCACACTTATGGAACTTTTACCTGCATTTTCCTTATACCGCATTGTCTATGAATTCTCACGATTTGAACTGCTTGGAAATTATATGGCCTTCTCGGGGATTCAGTGGACTGATATGACTAATCCAGAAAATGGATTGGCAGGTGTGCTTACCATTATGGTACTAGAATGGTTCGTATTCCTTTTACTTACATTCTATTTGGACCGTTTTCATTCCTTCAAAGACGGAATGAAAAAAGCAGCAGTATTTGTTCGCTCCCGCATAAATGGGAACCATGTTGAAACTGCTCAGCAGCAGAACATACAACTTCAGGAATTCAGAGCTTCCGTTGAATTGGAGAGAACAGATGTCATCAAAGAG AGAGAGATAGTTGAACAGATATCAGAAGAATCTCGCAGAAGCTATTCAGTCATATGCGACAATCTTGAGAAAGTGTACCGTGGAAAAGATGGAAATGCAGATAAAATTGCAGTTAGAGGGATATCCATTTCTATGTCACGTGGACAGTGTTTTGGTGTTCTTGGTCCAAATGGTGCGGGAAAGACCACTCTTATTAACATG CTGACTGGATTTTGTAAACCTACCTCTGGCACTGCATACATTGAAGGGATGGACATACGCTTCGACATGGACAGAATATATACAGGAATTGGTGTTTGTCCACAGGATGA CCTGCTATGGGAGAACCTGACTGGTCGCGAGCATTTGTTGTTCTATGGCAGGCTTAAGAAATTAAAGGGTGCAGCATTAGCTGAG GCTATTGAACAATCTTTGAGAAGTATGCACTTGCTTGCCGGTGGTGTTCCTGATAAACTCGTGGGGAAATACAGTGGTGGTATGAAACGTCGTCTCAGTGTTGCTATCTCTCTAATTGGTGATCCTAAG GTTGTTTATATGGATGAACCAAGCTCTGGCTTGGATCCAGCATCAAGGAAAAACTTGTGGAAGGCTGTCAAGTCTGCGAAACAGGATAGGACAATAATTCTCACAA CACACTCGATGGAAGAGGCTGATGTTTTGTGCGACCGGATCGGAATCATCGCAAATGGTAGCCTGCAGTGCATTGGGAGCTCCAAAGAG CTGAAAGACAGGTACGGAGGCTCATGCGTGCTGACAGTAACAACTCCGGTCGGCGAAGAGGAAGAGATCGAGAGGCTGGTCCAGTCCATCTCGCCCGCGGCCAACAGGGTGTACCGCGTCTCGGGAACGCAGAAGTTCGAGATGCCGAAGCAGGGGATGAAGATCTCCGTGGTTTTCGGGGCCATGGAGCAGGCGAAGAGCAGCCTGCACATCCTTGCCTGGGGCCTGGCTGATACGACGCTGGAAGACGTCTTCGTCAGAGTGGCCAAGCAGAGTGACATGTCCACTGTGACCTGA